The following proteins are encoded in a genomic region of Anser cygnoides isolate HZ-2024a breed goose chromosome 13, Taihu_goose_T2T_genome, whole genome shotgun sequence:
- the GDPD2 gene encoding glycerophosphoinositol inositolphosphodiesterase GDPD2: MADPPGCCRPCATCLLCLYSCQWITAKKEKRKGLRTTKCDCSWFLFLFCVFLFTLVWLYFAIIILNDFHNFNEFIFKQQKLWLDWSLVLLIATAVLITYSTALLVLALCLQLCGQPLKLHWLHKTLLIITALVVAAAFTGLGIKWAEEWKSARISLQETGPFLHIGIVGGMTLLAWPLASVIYRTRNTGLKVFLLLAYCAVMIALYLAPLGITSPCIMEENQLPPKPALVGHRGAPMLAPENTLMSLQKAVDCNVQVFETDVMVSADGVPFLMHDEKLTRTTDVQKVFPERADMNSTAFNWTDLQQLNAGRWFLERKPFPTVQSLSGGDRALVDEQRIPSLEQALEAAKESNISIMFDLRPENHSDYWSFVNATLDVILKSGIPLQQVLWLPDGFREQVKERAPGIQQIYGRKRLQDEEPLQHVNLRYQDMSFEEIRQYRRDNISVNLYVVNQPWLFSVLWCSGVSSVTTNACQVLKEMEHPIWLLPSSTYLMIWIVVDCVSFLMILWAFLLLKKCSQRRQPVESETDVLLTKINSLMQD; the protein is encoded by the exons ATGGCTGATCCCCCCGGCTGCTGCCGCCCCTGTGccacctgcctgctctgcctctACAGCTGCCAGTGGATCACTGccaagaaggagaagaggaagggcCTGAGAACCACCAAG TGTGACTGCAGctggttcctcttcctcttctgcgTCTTTCTCTTCACACTGGTGTGGCTCTACTTTGCCATCATCATCCTCAATGATTTCCACAACTTCAACGA GTTCATCTTCaagcagcagaagctgtggCTGGACTGGTCCCTGGTCCTGCTGATAGCAACGGCAGTGCTCATCACCTACTCAACTGCGCTGCTG GTCCTTGCTTTGTGCTTGCAGCTCTGCGGCCAGCCCTTGAAGCTGCACTGGCTGCACAAG acccTGCTGATCATAACTGCCCTCGTGGTGGCCGCGGCCTTCACAGGGCTGGGAATAAAGTGGGCGGAGGAGTGGAAAAGCGCACGCATCTCCCTGCAG GAGACAGGTCCCTTCCTGCATATTGGAATCGTGGGGGGAATGACGCTCCTTGCCTGGCCACTGGCCAGTGTCATCTACCGCACCCGCAACACAG GTCTCAAGGTGTTTCTGCTGCTTGCGTACTGCGCAGTGATGATCGCGCTGTACCTGGCTCCCCTGGGAATCACCTCCCCTTGCATCATGGAGGAGAACCAGCTGCCCCCCAAGCCAGCCCTGGTTGGCCACCGAGGAGCCCCCATG CTGGCCCCCGAAAACACCCTCATGTCGCTGCAGAAGGCGGTGGACTGCAATGTGCAAGTCTTTGAGACGGACGTCATGGTGAG TGCTGATGGGGTCCCATTCCTCATGCACGATGAGAAGCTCACCAGGACCACTGATGTGCAGAAAGTGTTCCCTGAGAGAGCTGACATGAACAGCACTGCCTTCAACTGGACagacctgcagcagctgaacGCTGGCAGATGGTTCCTGGAG CGGAAACCATTTCCCACTGTGCAAAGCCTTTCGGGTGGTGATCGTGCCTTGGTGGATGAGCAGAGGATCCCGTCCCTGGAACAGGCACTAGAGGCAGCTAAGGAGAGCAATATCTCCATCATGTTTGACCTTCGGCCAGAGAACCACAGCGATTACTGGAGCTTTGTCAATGCCACCCTGGATGTCATCTTAAAGTCAGGCATCCCGCTGCAGCAG GTCCTGTGGCTGCCGGATGGGTTCAGGGAGCAGGTCAAAGAGAGAGCTCCAGGCATCCAGCAAATTTATGGCCGGAAGAGGCTCCAGGATGAGGAGCCACTGCAGCATGTCAACCTGCGCTACCAAGACATGAGCTTTGAGGAAATCAG GCAGTACCGCCGGGACAATATCTCGGTCAACTTGTATGTGGTGAACCAGCCCTGGCTCTTCTCCGTGCTGTGGTGCTCAGGGGTGAGCTCTGTCACTACCAACGCCTGCCAGGTGCTGAAGGAGATGGAACACCCCATCTGGCTGCTG cccagcagcacgtACCTCATGATCTGGATTGTCGTGGACTGTGTTTCCTTCCTGATGATCCTCTGGGCCTTCCTCTTGCTGAA GAAATGCTCCCAGAGAAGGCAGCCAGTGG AGTCTGAGACAGATGTGCTGCTCACGAAGATCAACAGCCTGATGCAAGATTGA